The Equus quagga isolate Etosha38 chromosome 10, UCLA_HA_Equagga_1.0, whole genome shotgun sequence genome includes a region encoding these proteins:
- the LOC124245845 gene encoding glycine receptor subunit alpha-4: MKTLVPATLSFLLLWTLPRQVLLRVALAKEEVKSGTKGSQPMSPSDFLDKLMGRTSGYDARIRPNFKGPPVNVTCNIFINSFGSVTETTMDYRVNVFLRQQWNDPRLAYREYPDDSLDLDPSMLDSIWKPDLFFANEKGANFHEVTTDNKLLRIFKNGNVLYSIRLTLILSCPMDLKNFPMDIQTCTMQLESFGYTMNDLVFEWLEDAPAVQVAEGLTLPQFILRDEKDLGYCTKHYNTGKFTCIEVKFHLERQMGYYLIQMYIPSLLIVILSWVSFWINMDAAPARVGLGITTVLTMTTQSSGSRASLPKVSYVKAIDIWMAVCLLFVFAALLEYAAVNFVSRQHKEFMRLRRRQRRQHMEEDIIRESRFYFRGYGLGHCLQARDGGPMEGPGIYSPQPPAPLLKEAETMRKLYVDQAKRIDTISRAVFPFTFLIFNIFYWVVYKVLRSEDIHQAL; this comes from the exons ATGAAAACTCTCGTTCCTGCaaccctctcctttcttctcctctggacCCTGCCAAGGCAGGTCCTCCTCAG GGTGGCCTTGGCAAAAGAGGAAGTCAAATCTGGGACCAAGGGGTCCCAGCCCATGTCCCCCTCTGATTTCCTGGACAAGCTTATGGGGCGAACATCCGGATATGATGCCAGGATTCGACCCAATTTTAAAG GCCCACCCGTGAACGTGACCTGCAACATCTTCATCAACAGTTTTGGCTCTGTCACTGAGACTACCATG GACTATCGAGTGAATGTCTTCTTGCGGCAGCAGTGGAATGACCCACGCCTGGCCTACCGAGAGTATCCTGATGATTCACTGGACCTCGATCCCTCCATGCTGGACTCTATCTGGAAGCCAGACCTGTTTTTTGCCAATGAGAAAGGGGCCAACTTCCATGAGGTGACCACAGACAACAAGTTACTGCGCATCTTCAAGAATGGGAATGTGCTCTACAGCATCAG GCTGACCCTCATTTTGTCCTGCCCAATGGACCTCAAGAACTTCCCCATGGACATCCAGACCTGCACGATGCAGCTGGAGAGCT TTGGCTACACCATGAATGACCTTGTGTTTGAGTGGCTGGAAGATGCTCCGGCTGTCCAAGTGGCTGAGGGGCTGACTCTGCCCCAGTTTATCTTGCGGGATGAGAAGGACCTAGGCTACTGTACCAAGCACTACAACACAG GGAAATTCACCTGCATCGAGGTAAAGTTTCACCTGGAACGGCAGATGGGCTACTATCTGATTCAGATGTACATCCCCAGCCTACTCATCGTCATCTTGTCCTGGGTCTCCTTCTGGATCAACATGGATGCTGCCCCTGCCCGTGTGGGCCTAGGCATCACCACCGTGCTCACCATGACAACTCAGAGCTCTGGCTCCCGGGCCTCTTTGCCTAAG GTGTCCTACGTGAAGGCAATCGACATCTGGATGGCTGTGTGCCTGCTCTTTGTATTCGCTGCCCTGCTGGAGTACGCTGCTGTCAATTTTGTCTCCCGTCAGCATAAGGAATTCATGCGACTTCGAAGAAGGCAGAGGCGCCAACACATG GAGGAAGATATCATTCGAGAAAGTCGCTTCTATTTCCGTGGCTATGGCCTGGGCCACTGCCTGCAGGCAAGGGATGGAGGTCCAATGGAAGGGCCTGGCATTTATAGCccccaacctccagcccctcttctgaAGGAGGCAGAAACCATGCGGAAACTCTATGTGGACCAAGCCAAGAGGATTGACACCATCTCCCGTGCTGTCTTCcctttcactttcctcatcttcaaCATCTTCTACTGGGTTGTCTATAAAGTGCTACGGTCAGAAGATATCCACCAGGCACTGTGA